One Campylobacter concisus DNA segment encodes these proteins:
- a CDS encoding NINE protein gives MGNNIYVAYALWLLTGWLGAHRIYLGKFITGFLMMGLFFVGYSTFYFIIGIPFLIIWGVWWLIDAFLVGAYVEKNLQKAELKERLKLKDKEDDLKRLYELFESGAISKAEFEARKEILFR, from the coding sequence GTGGGAAATAATATCTACGTCGCATACGCGCTTTGGCTACTTACTGGCTGGCTTGGAGCGCATAGAATTTACCTTGGTAAATTTATCACTGGCTTTTTGATGATGGGACTATTTTTCGTTGGCTACTCTACGTTTTATTTCATTATAGGCATACCATTTTTAATAATTTGGGGCGTTTGGTGGCTTATTGATGCATTTTTAGTTGGTGCTTATGTCGAGAAAAATTTACAAAAGGCCGAGCTAAAAGAGAGGCTAAAACTAAAAGATAAAGAGGACGACTTAAAAAGGCTTTACGAGCTTTTTGAGAGTGGTGCGATCAGCAAGGCTGAATTTGAAGCTAGAAAAGAGATACTTTTTAGATAA
- a CDS encoding TOBE domain-containing protein, whose translation MSLSARNQLNVEISEVRTGAVNSLIAGKIAGGEVLKATITVDSEKALDLKVGKKAIFLFKASSVIVSKDDSIKLSATNQIKGVVSEIKDGAVNAEVIIDANGSKISAIITRESVHNLALKVGDKVTAIIKATQIIVGVK comes from the coding sequence ATGTCACTAAGTGCAAGAAATCAACTTAATGTTGAGATATCAGAAGTAAGAACAGGCGCGGTAAATTCGCTAATAGCTGGTAAAATCGCAGGCGGTGAGGTGCTAAAAGCAACTATTACGGTTGATAGCGAGAAAGCTCTTGATCTTAAAGTTGGCAAAAAAGCTATATTTTTATTCAAGGCTTCAAGCGTTATCGTTTCAAAAGATGACAGCATAAAACTTAGCGCAACAAACCAAATCAAAGGCGTTGTTAGCGAGATAAAAGACGGCGCTGTAAATGCTGAGGTTATCATCGACGCAAATGGCAGCAAAATTTCAGCTATCATCACTAGAGAGTCAGTTCATAACTTAGCTTTAAAAGTAGGCGACAAAGTAACTGCTATCATTAAAGCAACTCAAATAATAGTTGGTGTTAAATAA
- the lspA gene encoding signal peptidase II, whose protein sequence is MRKNLVKFFIAFFLIFIVDQAIKMIFIDGFSWEGEFFSLVLTYNKGVAFSMFAFLDEWLKFIQIALILGVFVYLVVEKKLLCSHAIWLGALLGAGSSNITDRFIHGGVVDYVFWHKWFNFAVFNFADVMIDLCVVMILWQSFRKRRKSGK, encoded by the coding sequence ATGCGTAAAAATTTGGTTAAATTTTTCATCGCGTTTTTTCTCATTTTTATCGTTGATCAAGCGATAAAGATGATATTTATAGATGGTTTTTCGTGGGAGGGCGAGTTTTTCTCGCTAGTTCTTACATATAATAAGGGCGTTGCATTTTCGATGTTTGCCTTTTTAGATGAGTGGCTTAAATTTATCCAGATAGCCCTCATTTTAGGCGTTTTTGTCTATCTAGTAGTTGAAAAAAAACTGCTTTGCTCGCATGCCATTTGGCTTGGAGCTTTGCTAGGAGCTGGCAGCTCAAATATCACAGATAGATTTATCCATGGCGGCGTCGTGGATTACGTCTTTTGGCACAAGTGGTTTAACTTTGCGGTCTTTAACTTTGCTGATGTGATGATCGATCTTTGCGTCGTGATGATACTTTGGCAAAGTTTTAGAAAAAGGAGAAAGAGTGGGAAATAA
- a CDS encoding CopD family protein has translation MAEYYLYLKYLHYLFFISWMAVLFYQPRLYVYHVENMDKPDFVKVVEVMEYKMYHYIGWVALIGSFVTGILILIAMPDLIKTGHIHVKILVVILMAIYHLDLGRYMKQLKEKRCNKSGIFFRAYNEVPTIAMLIIIWVMIVNPF, from the coding sequence ATGGCAGAATATTATCTTTACTTAAAATACCTCCACTATTTGTTTTTCATATCGTGGATGGCAGTGCTGTTTTATCAGCCAAGGCTCTACGTTTATCACGTAGAAAATATGGACAAGCCAGACTTTGTAAAAGTGGTTGAGGTGATGGAGTACAAAATGTATCACTACATCGGCTGGGTCGCACTCATTGGCTCATTTGTCACTGGCATTTTGATACTTATCGCGATGCCTGATCTTATAAAAACTGGTCACATCCACGTCAAAATTTTAGTTGTCATCTTAATGGCCATATATCACCTAGACCTTGGACGCTACATGAAGCAACTCAAAGAGAAACGCTGTAACAAAAGTGGCATCTTCTTTAGAGCTTACAACGAAGTGCCAACTATCGCGATGCTCATCATCATCTGGGTCATGATAGTAAATCCATTTTAA
- the prfA gene encoding peptide chain release factor 1, whose protein sequence is MFADKLHPFLDRYDEISTLLSDPNIANDIEKMTKLSKEQSSIEPVATAAKKYLQILNDIDENKALLEDSELGELAKDELKNLEISREKLEEEIKILLLPKDPNDDKNIFLEIRAGTGGDEAALFVGDLFNAYIRYAELRGYKFEIVSQSEGNTGGFKEIIVLIKGKGAYSRLKFEGGTHRVQRVPETESQGRVHTSAVTVAIMPEVEDSEIEINPNDIRVDVMRSSGHGGQSVNTTDSAVRITHIPTGLVVTNQDGKSQHKNKEAAMKVLKARLYEMQEQERLAKETSERKSQVGTGDRSGRIRTYNYPQNRISDHRINLTLYRLDAIMAAGLFDEIIEPLITHYQAEAMLEAGI, encoded by the coding sequence ATGTTTGCTGATAAACTTCATCCATTTTTGGATCGCTATGATGAAATTTCTACGCTTCTAAGCGATCCAAATATAGCAAACGATATCGAAAAGATGACAAAGCTCTCAAAAGAGCAATCATCTATCGAACCAGTCGCAACTGCTGCAAAAAAATATCTACAAATTCTAAATGATATTGACGAGAACAAAGCCCTGCTTGAGGACTCTGAGCTTGGCGAGCTTGCAAAAGATGAGCTTAAAAATTTAGAAATTTCAAGAGAGAAGCTTGAAGAAGAGATCAAAATTTTACTTCTTCCAAAAGATCCAAACGATGATAAAAATATATTTTTAGAAATTCGCGCAGGCACTGGTGGCGATGAGGCTGCACTATTTGTTGGAGATCTTTTTAACGCTTACATCAGATATGCAGAGCTTCGTGGATATAAATTTGAGATCGTTAGCCAAAGCGAGGGTAACACTGGCGGTTTTAAAGAGATCATAGTGCTTATAAAAGGCAAAGGCGCTTACTCTAGGCTAAAATTTGAAGGTGGCACACATAGGGTTCAGCGTGTACCAGAGACTGAGAGCCAGGGCAGGGTGCATACCTCGGCTGTGACTGTGGCTATCATGCCAGAGGTCGAAGATAGCGAGATCGAGATCAACCCAAATGATATAAGAGTTGATGTTATGAGAAGCTCAGGCCACGGCGGCCAGTCAGTAAATACAACTGATAGTGCCGTTAGGATCACGCACATACCAACAGGGCTTGTTGTGACAAACCAAGATGGCAAGAGCCAGCACAAAAACAAAGAAGCTGCGATGAAGGTGCTAAAAGCTAGACTTTACGAGATGCAAGAGCAAGAGAGGCTTGCAAAAGAGACTAGTGAGCGCAAAAGTCAGGTCGGTACTGGCGACCGCTCTGGCAGGATAAGAACTTATAACTACCCGCAAAACCGCATAAGTGATCACCGCATAAATTTAACTCTCTACCGCCTTGATGCGATCATGGCAGCAGGATTATTTGACGAGATCATCGAGCCGCTTATCACTCACTATCAAGCAGAAGCGATGCTTGAGGCTGGCATTTAA
- a CDS encoding flavocytochrome c: MKNSGLSRRDFVKFSAIGATALGMGATNLMASAMNEKDVKWDEEYDVVIIGSGFAALAAGVTSAKKGNKVVLIEKMGRTGGNSVINGGIFAVPNSDMQKKAGIKDSTELFIKDCLKAGRGINHVDLLAKIGERAQDAYKLTIDCGAKYIDQITHAGGHSVPRSLQTEVGSGAGIVLPMTATFEKLEGASIKKRTKFDDFVFDDKGAVVGVIVRENYKFDGNLMSDDVENKGGDTKYIKAKKGVVLAAGGFCRDKIFRRLQDPRITPETDSTNQPGSTAGALLAAFRAGAYPVQPSWIQYGPWGCADETGFGVGSMFNVNGAFPFGISVNPRTGKRYMNELADRRTRTEAMFKVIHEKGEDDKNFPINFCDSRALPHMLPAHYEKAIAAGICKKFDTLDALAAEYKIPVDELKKTVARYNEFVKKGVDEDFGKPVVATTTKGIDISVPPFYAERGTPKVHHTMGGLNINTKAQVMNSQTAMPIPNLYAAGEITGGVHGASRLGSVAITDCLTFGMIAAETIG; the protein is encoded by the coding sequence ATGAAAAATTCAGGTTTATCTAGAAGAGATTTTGTGAAATTTAGCGCTATCGGAGCCACGGCACTTGGCATGGGCGCTACAAATTTAATGGCCAGTGCGATGAACGAAAAAGATGTCAAATGGGACGAGGAGTATGACGTAGTCATCATCGGCTCAGGCTTTGCAGCTCTTGCAGCTGGCGTGACATCAGCCAAAAAAGGCAACAAAGTTGTCTTGATCGAAAAAATGGGCCGCACAGGTGGCAACTCTGTCATCAATGGCGGAATTTTTGCCGTTCCAAACAGCGACATGCAAAAGAAAGCTGGCATCAAAGATAGCACCGAGCTATTTATCAAAGACTGCTTGAAAGCAGGTCGCGGCATCAACCACGTTGATCTTTTGGCAAAGATCGGCGAGAGAGCGCAAGATGCTTACAAACTCACAATTGATTGTGGTGCAAAATATATCGACCAGATCACTCACGCAGGCGGTCACTCAGTGCCAAGAAGCCTTCAAACAGAGGTCGGCAGCGGCGCTGGCATCGTGCTCCCTATGACTGCGACATTTGAAAAGTTAGAGGGCGCATCGATCAAAAAAAGGACAAAATTTGATGATTTCGTCTTTGACGACAAGGGCGCAGTTGTGGGCGTCATCGTCAGAGAAAACTACAAATTTGATGGCAATTTGATGAGTGACGATGTCGAAAACAAAGGCGGCGATACAAAATATATAAAAGCCAAAAAAGGCGTCGTACTAGCAGCTGGTGGCTTTTGTAGGGATAAAATTTTTAGACGCCTTCAAGATCCAAGGATTACACCTGAGACAGACTCAACAAACCAACCAGGCTCAACAGCAGGTGCGCTTCTAGCAGCATTTAGAGCTGGTGCTTATCCAGTTCAGCCAAGCTGGATCCAATATGGCCCTTGGGGATGTGCTGATGAGACAGGCTTTGGCGTTGGATCTATGTTTAACGTAAATGGTGCTTTTCCGTTTGGAATTTCAGTCAATCCAAGAACTGGCAAACGCTACATGAACGAGCTAGCTGACCGCAGGACAAGAACAGAAGCTATGTTTAAAGTCATCCATGAAAAGGGCGAAGACGATAAAAACTTTCCTATCAACTTCTGCGACTCAAGAGCCCTTCCTCACATGCTTCCAGCTCACTATGAAAAGGCTATCGCAGCTGGAATTTGCAAGAAATTTGACACACTTGATGCTTTGGCAGCTGAGTATAAGATCCCAGTTGATGAGCTCAAAAAAACAGTCGCAAGATACAACGAATTTGTCAAAAAAGGCGTTGATGAGGACTTTGGCAAACCAGTTGTTGCGACTACGACAAAGGGCATTGATATCTCTGTTCCGCCGTTTTACGCAGAGCGTGGCACGCCAAAAGTTCACCACACAATGGGTGGTCTAAATATCAACACAAAAGCCCAAGTCATGAACTCTCAAACAGCTATGCCTATACCAAATTTATATGCAGCTGGCGAGATCACAGGTGGCGTTCACGGAGCCAGCCGTCTAGGATCAGTTGCGATAACTGATTGCTTGACATTTGGTATGATCGCTGCTGAGACCATAGGCTAA
- a CDS encoding SMI1/KNR4 family protein gives MFLKLDEIARKLDQIFLPLEQEGITGMRLLPQKDALALIQAQKSLGVNFPAKFTKLLSKFDLGNFEICNLSFGSRGDYASELVRLNSVDEFGGKWWQGVARPANLIVFAVGDPWIFLLDCTSGAVYAWLLEDKKLCSRRVASDFEKFFIALASTYIARLNDEALPSAQHILNFVQADDAALDFWQEMAQI, from the coding sequence ATGTTTTTAAAACTAGATGAGATCGCTAGAAAACTAGATCAAATTTTCTTGCCGCTAGAGCAAGAGGGCATAACTGGCATGAGACTTTTGCCACAAAAGGATGCTTTGGCGCTTATACAAGCGCAAAAGAGCCTTGGCGTAAATTTCCCAGCCAAATTTACAAAGCTTTTAAGCAAATTTGATCTTGGCAACTTTGAAATTTGCAATCTCAGCTTTGGCTCTAGAGGCGACTACGCGAGCGAGCTAGTGCGGCTAAACAGCGTAGATGAGTTTGGTGGCAAATGGTGGCAGGGTGTAGCTCGCCCAGCAAATTTGATAGTTTTTGCCGTGGGTGATCCATGGATATTTTTGCTTGATTGCACGAGTGGTGCGGTCTATGCGTGGCTGCTTGAAGATAAAAAGCTTTGCAGCAGGCGCGTCGCGAGCGACTTTGAAAAATTTTTCATAGCGCTTGCCAGCACCTATATAGCAAGGCTAAATGATGAAGCCCTGCCATCAGCCCAGCATATACTAAATTTTGTCCAAGCAGACGACGCAGCACTTGATTTTTGGCAAGAGATGGCGCAAATTTAG
- the rpsT gene encoding 30S ribosomal protein S20, with product MANHKSAEKRARQTIKRTERNRFYRTRLKNITKAVRVAVEAKDLNAANEALKVANKSIHSFVSRGFLKKQTAARRVSRLAQLVNTLKAA from the coding sequence ATGGCAAACCATAAATCTGCTGAAAAAAGAGCTAGACAAACTATAAAAAGAACAGAAAGAAACAGATTTTACCGCACTAGACTTAAAAATATCACAAAAGCAGTGCGTGTAGCTGTAGAAGCTAAAGATCTAAATGCTGCAAATGAAGCTTTAAAAGTTGCTAACAAAAGCATCCACAGCTTCGTAAGTAGAGGCTTTTTGAAGAAACAAACTGCTGCTCGCCGCGTTAGTCGCCTTGCTCAATTAGTAAATACTCTAAAAGCTGCTTAA
- a CDS encoding PQQ-binding-like beta-propeller repeat protein → MVRSYPLDMPGVEFRGHGVTGIYEMNGRIAFVHFAFGVPSELEIAQKLTPNYVLLDTFSRDFSEHKRSTLAYKQSEIFIASNARCYPENGYFVLNTRYYKGCINSPAKLIKIDNGQMSELGVANEPIKEIYNDAKTYEFDGFCVRMSSPFMMECKEILGGTEFKSAAKDENLNASVPRKEQGARIGKTIWRLKLGAYLYTPVCLREGVLYFGTAGKGGDLYAVDAKSGEVVFKFKTSGTEHFVWIKGQILLANRKNKPVLISAKDGLLLKEIGFEKFRLSADQIMLVSGGRLYAVANDGAKIYAVCAEI, encoded by the coding sequence GTGGTTAGATCATATCCTCTTGATATGCCTGGCGTGGAGTTTCGCGGGCACGGCGTAACTGGCATTTATGAGATGAATGGGCGCATTGCATTTGTACATTTTGCTTTTGGGGTGCCTAGCGAGTTAGAGATAGCTCAAAAACTAACGCCAAACTACGTGCTACTAGATACATTTTCACGTGACTTTAGCGAGCATAAGAGATCAACGCTTGCCTACAAACAAAGCGAAATTTTCATAGCCAGCAATGCGCGTTGCTACCCAGAAAATGGCTACTTCGTGCTAAATACTAGATACTACAAGGGCTGCATAAACTCCCCAGCAAAGCTCATAAAGATAGATAACGGGCAGATGAGCGAGCTCGGCGTTGCTAATGAGCCCATAAAAGAGATATATAACGACGCTAAAACGTATGAATTTGATGGCTTTTGCGTGCGAATGAGCTCGCCATTTATGATGGAGTGTAAAGAAATTTTGGGCGGCACAGAGTTCAAAAGTGCGGCGAAAGATGAAAATTTAAACGCGAGTGTGCCACGTAAAGAGCAGGGCGCAAGGATAGGCAAGACCATCTGGCGTCTAAAGCTTGGCGCATATCTCTACACGCCAGTTTGCCTGCGTGAGGGAGTGCTTTACTTTGGCACCGCTGGCAAGGGCGGAGATCTATACGCCGTGGATGCAAAAAGTGGCGAAGTAGTGTTTAAGTTTAAAACCAGCGGCACGGAGCATTTTGTTTGGATCAAAGGTCAAATTTTACTCGCAAACCGCAAAAATAAGCCAGTTTTGATAAGTGCCAAAGATGGCTTGCTATTAAAAGAGATAGGGTTTGAGAAATTTAGACTTAGCGCAGATCAGATCATGCTAGTAAGCGGTGGCAGGCTCTACGCTGTGGCAAATGACGGAGCTAAAATTTACGCAGTTTGCGCGGAAATTTAG
- the glmM gene encoding phosphoglucosamine mutase, which produces MKLFGTDGVRGKAGEKLSAQTSMRLAMAAGIYFRKTSATNVILVGKDTRKSGYMIETAIVAGLTAVGYNVLQIGPMPTPAIAFLTENMRCDAGIMISASHNPYYDNGIKFFDSFGNKLDEKIEAEIEKIFYDDELIANAQKTMTEIGANKRIDDVIGRYIVQIKNSFPKELNLKNLRVVLDVANGAAYKVAPTVFSELGADVIVINNEPNGSNINQNCGALHPEDLASEVKRLRADIGFAFDGDADRLVVVDENGEVVHGDAILGSLAAFLHEQKALKGGAIVATVMSNAALDDYLKAHKIKLLRSNVGDKYVLEMMKENGINFGGEQSGHVIFNDYAKTGDGLVTSMQVVAMMLKKGKKASEIFGELKPYPQILLNLKITEKKPLDKIEGLKELEASLAKEGIRSLFRYSGTENLIRLLLEGKNQTLVEKRMDEVKKFFVKALNA; this is translated from the coding sequence ATGAAACTTTTTGGAACAGACGGAGTTCGTGGTAAGGCTGGCGAAAAGCTTTCAGCTCAAACATCTATGCGCCTTGCAATGGCTGCTGGAATTTACTTTAGAAAGACCTCAGCGACAAATGTGATTTTAGTTGGAAAAGATACAAGAAAAAGTGGCTATATGATAGAAACTGCCATCGTTGCAGGACTAACTGCGGTTGGCTACAACGTCCTTCAAATAGGCCCTATGCCAACACCTGCGATCGCATTTTTAACAGAAAATATGCGCTGTGACGCTGGCATAATGATAAGCGCCTCACACAACCCATACTACGATAACGGCATCAAATTTTTTGACAGCTTTGGCAACAAGCTTGATGAAAAAATAGAAGCTGAGATAGAGAAAATTTTCTACGATGACGAGCTCATCGCAAACGCCCAAAAGACGATGACAGAGATCGGTGCAAACAAGAGGATCGACGATGTTATCGGCAGATATATCGTGCAGATCAAAAATTCATTCCCAAAAGAGTTAAATTTAAAGAATTTACGAGTAGTTTTAGACGTGGCAAACGGAGCTGCTTACAAGGTCGCACCAACTGTATTTAGCGAGCTTGGAGCTGATGTCATCGTCATAAACAACGAGCCAAATGGTAGCAACATCAACCAAAACTGTGGCGCACTTCACCCAGAAGATCTAGCAAGCGAGGTAAAAAGGCTTCGTGCTGACATCGGCTTTGCATTTGACGGCGATGCTGATAGACTTGTCGTTGTCGATGAAAACGGCGAAGTTGTGCATGGAGATGCGATACTTGGCTCACTTGCAGCATTTTTACACGAGCAAAAGGCACTAAAAGGTGGAGCTATCGTGGCTACAGTGATGAGTAACGCCGCACTTGATGACTATCTAAAAGCTCACAAGATCAAGCTACTTCGCTCAAACGTAGGCGATAAATACGTGCTTGAGATGATGAAAGAAAATGGCATAAATTTTGGCGGAGAGCAAAGCGGTCATGTCATATTTAACGACTACGCCAAGACTGGCGACGGCCTTGTTACTTCGATGCAAGTCGTTGCGATGATGCTTAAAAAAGGCAAAAAAGCTAGTGAAATTTTTGGCGAGCTAAAGCCGTATCCGCAAATTTTACTAAATTTAAAGATCACAGAGAAAAAGCCACTTGATAAGATAGAGGGGCTAAAAGAGCTTGAGGCTAGCCTTGCAAAAGAGGGCATAAGATCGCTCTTTAGATACTCTGGCACTGAAAATTTGATCAGACTTTTGCTTGAAGGTAAAAATCAAACTTTAGTTGAAAAACGCATGGATGAAGTTAAGAAATTTTTTGTAAAAGCCCTAAATGCGTAA
- the gdhA gene encoding NADP-specific glutamate dehydrogenase, which yields MSEYIEQTMEWIKKTNPGQGVFVQAATEVLNSLEPLIKRESKYQKHAILERIVIPERTVIFRVTYTGDDGRPKVNNGYRVQFNSAVGPYKGGLRLHPSVDLGVLKFLGFEQIFKNSLTGVNIGGAKGGSTFDPKGKSEGEIMRFCQAFMSELYRHIGNTVDVPAGDIGVGAREIGYMFGQYKKLTGRFDGILTGKGLNWGGSLARTEATGYGLVYFTQNMLKKAGLDLEGKKCSISGSGNVAIYTVEKLYQAGALPITVSDSNGYVYDAEGIDLAVLKELKEVKRARLSEYTKFRPNAKYVSVSEYKEGRNGVWDVPCDGAFPCATQNELHLADIKVLYANGCRFVAEGANMPSTLDAINFMLAQKDFHFAPAKAANAGGVGTSGLEMMQNAGMTSWSFEEVDHRLHGIMNHIFELSYETSKEFGDEGNLVLGSNIAGFRKVADAMIDQGYV from the coding sequence ATGAGCGAGTACATCGAACAAACGATGGAGTGGATAAAGAAGACCAACCCAGGTCAAGGCGTCTTTGTCCAAGCTGCGACTGAGGTTCTAAACAGCCTAGAGCCGCTTATCAAAAGAGAGAGCAAGTACCAAAAACACGCGATCCTAGAGCGCATCGTCATCCCTGAGCGCACGGTGATCTTTCGCGTGACATACACAGGCGATGATGGCAGACCAAAGGTAAATAACGGTTACCGCGTGCAGTTTAACTCAGCTGTTGGCCCATACAAGGGCGGTCTAAGGCTCCACCCAAGCGTCGATCTTGGCGTGCTAAAATTTCTTGGATTTGAGCAAATTTTCAAAAACTCGCTCACTGGCGTAAATATCGGCGGTGCAAAAGGCGGCAGCACCTTTGATCCAAAGGGCAAGAGCGAGGGCGAGATAATGCGCTTTTGCCAAGCATTTATGAGTGAGCTTTACCGCCACATCGGCAACACCGTGGATGTGCCAGCAGGCGACATCGGCGTGGGCGCTAGAGAGATCGGCTATATGTTTGGTCAGTATAAAAAGCTAACTGGCAGGTTTGATGGCATATTAACTGGCAAGGGGCTAAACTGGGGTGGCAGCCTAGCGCGCACAGAGGCTACTGGATACGGACTAGTATATTTCACTCAAAACATGCTAAAAAAAGCTGGACTTGACTTGGAAGGCAAAAAATGCAGCATCAGCGGTAGCGGAAATGTTGCCATCTACACAGTCGAAAAGCTCTATCAAGCAGGCGCACTGCCTATCACCGTCTCTGACTCAAACGGATATGTCTATGACGCTGAGGGCATCGATCTAGCGGTGCTTAAAGAACTAAAAGAAGTAAAACGCGCTCGCCTTAGCGAATACACCAAATTTAGACCAAATGCAAAATATGTAAGCGTGAGCGAATACAAAGAGGGCAGAAACGGCGTCTGGGACGTGCCATGCGACGGAGCCTTCCCATGTGCGACACAAAACGAGCTTCACCTAGCTGACATAAAAGTGCTTTACGCAAATGGCTGCCGCTTCGTGGCTGAGGGCGCGAACATGCCAAGCACGCTTGATGCGATAAATTTCATGCTTGCGCAAAAAGACTTTCACTTTGCTCCAGCAAAAGCAGCAAACGCTGGCGGCGTGGGAACAAGTGGTCTTGAGATGATGCAAAACGCTGGTATGACTTCGTGGAGTTTCGAGGAGGTCGATCACAGACTTCATGGCATCATGAACCACATCTTTGAACTAAGCTACGAAACGAGTAAAGAGTTTGGCGATGAGGGCAACTTGGTGCTTGGCTCAAATATCGCTGGCTTTAGAAAAGTGGCTGATGCGATGATAGATCAAGGATATGTGTAG
- a CDS encoding acetyl-CoA carboxylase subunit A, with product MIHKILIANRGEIAVRIVRACRDLHIQSVGIYTAPDSECLHVRIADEAYQVGDDPIKGYLDAKAIVKLAKECGADAIHPGYGFLSENYEFAKAVEDAGLIFIGPKAEVIKKMGDKNVARYLMKKNGIPIVPGTEKLNDESMDAIKEHARRIGYPVILKASGGGGGRGIREVWQEEDMQNAFESCTREAKAYFNNDEVFMEKLVVNPRHIEFQILGDNYGNIIHLCERDCSIQRRHQKIIEIAPCPSISENLRKIMGVTAVAAAKAVGYSNVGTIEFLLDDYNNFYFMEMNTRIQVEHGITEEITGHDLVVRQIRIAAGEILEIEQSDIKPRGYAIEARITAENVWENFIPAPGTIEGYYPALGPSVRVDSHVYKDYTIPPFYDSLIAKLIVKATDYDLAVNKLERALEEFTIEGVRTIIPFLLTISKSKEFRRGFFDTSYVEKNLKTILENTYDDMNKEPNDDLEEVIVEAIKRYKKKR from the coding sequence ATGATACATAAAATTCTTATCGCAAATCGTGGTGAGATCGCAGTTAGGATAGTCAGAGCTTGTAGGGATTTACACATCCAAAGCGTAGGAATTTACACAGCACCAGACAGCGAATGCTTGCATGTAAGGATCGCTGACGAGGCCTATCAAGTTGGCGACGACCCAATAAAGGGCTATCTTGACGCCAAAGCGATCGTAAAGCTCGCAAAAGAGTGCGGAGCTGACGCCATTCACCCAGGATACGGCTTTCTTAGCGAAAACTACGAATTTGCAAAGGCGGTTGAGGACGCTGGGCTCATTTTCATCGGTCCAAAGGCCGAAGTCATCAAGAAAATGGGCGATAAAAACGTCGCTAGATATCTGATGAAGAAAAACGGCATACCAATAGTTCCAGGCACTGAAAAGCTAAACGACGAGAGCATGGACGCCATAAAAGAGCACGCAAGGCGTATAGGCTACCCTGTCATCTTAAAAGCAAGCGGAGGAGGTGGCGGCCGTGGCATTAGAGAGGTTTGGCAAGAAGAAGATATGCAAAACGCCTTTGAGTCGTGCACCAGAGAGGCAAAGGCATACTTTAACAACGACGAAGTTTTCATGGAGAAGCTTGTCGTCAATCCTCGCCACATCGAGTTTCAAATTTTAGGCGATAACTACGGCAACATCATCCACCTTTGCGAGCGTGACTGCTCTATCCAAAGGCGCCACCAAAAGATCATCGAGATCGCACCTTGCCCTTCGATTAGCGAAAATTTAAGAAAGATCATGGGCGTGACCGCAGTGGCTGCTGCAAAGGCTGTGGGCTACTCAAACGTAGGAACTATCGAGTTTTTGCTAGATGACTACAACAACTTTTACTTCATGGAGATGAACACCCGTATCCAAGTGGAGCACGGCATCACCGAAGAGATCACAGGACATGATCTTGTCGTTAGGCAGATAAGGATCGCTGCTGGTGAAATTTTAGAGATCGAGCAAAGCGACATCAAACCACGCGGCTACGCGATAGAGGCTAGGATCACGGCTGAAAATGTCTGGGAGAATTTCATCCCAGCGCCAGGCACGATCGAGGGCTACTACCCAGCTCTTGGCCCATCTGTACGCGTCGATAGCCACGTCTATAAAGACTACACCATACCGCCATTTTACGACTCACTTATCGCAAAATTGATCGTCAAGGCGACTGACTACGATCTTGCGGTAAATAAGCTTGAAAGAGCACTTGAAGAATTTACTATCGAGGGCGTGCGAACGATCATCCCATTTTTGCTTACGATCAGCAAAAGTAAGGAGTTTAGAAGAGGATTTTTCGATACTAGCTACGTCGAGAAAAACTTAAAAACTATCCTTGAAAACACCTACGACGATATGAACAAAGAGCCAAATGACGATCTAGAAGAGGTCATCGTAGAGGCGATAAAAAGATATAAGAAGAAGAGATAA
- a CDS encoding replication/maintenance protein RepL, whose product MELEKEIYKALLGEKKAEIINLLCELSDENGFIMLKISEICEKLNVSKPTVISTFKLLEEKKIFERVKNGVYRFKNL is encoded by the coding sequence TTGGAGCTAGAAAAAGAAATTTACAAAGCGCTTCTTGGCGAGAAAAAGGCAGAGATCATAAATTTACTTTGCGAGCTAAGCGATGAAAATGGCTTTATCATGCTTAAAATTTCAGAAATTTGTGAAAAGCTAAATGTGAGCAAACCAACCGTGATAAGCACGTTTAAGTTACTTGAAGAGAAGAAAATTTTTGAACGAGTAAAAAACGGAGTTTATAGATTTAAAAATTTGTAG